In one window of Saprospiraceae bacterium DNA:
- a CDS encoding ketoacyl-ACP synthase III, which yields MGSIKAAITGIQGYVPDYILTNAELEKMVDTTDEWITTRTGVKERHILKEPGLAASDMGKIIVEKLLEKTNTKPEEVELLICCTVTGDMVFPDTANTICHKVGIKNSWGFDINAACSGFLYGLTTGAKFIESGMHKKVIVVGVDKMSSIIDYTDRATCIIFGDGGGAVLLEPNSEGFGILDSSFHGDGAGREFLHMKAGGSFKPPSLETVQNKEHYVYQDGKPVFKAAVNGMVESIKEVLQRNHLEKNEIDWLVPHQANIRIINSVADFLEMEKSKVMINIHRYGNTTSGTLPLCLWDYESQLKKGDKIFLSAFGGGFTWGTTYLKWAY from the coding sequence ATGGGCTCCATTAAAGCTGCTATCACTGGAATTCAGGGTTATGTTCCCGATTATATACTTACCAATGCCGAACTGGAAAAAATGGTCGACACGACAGATGAATGGATCACCACAAGAACCGGAGTCAAGGAACGGCACATTCTCAAGGAACCGGGACTTGCAGCTTCAGATATGGGTAAGATCATCGTCGAAAAATTACTCGAAAAAACAAATACCAAACCCGAAGAAGTTGAGCTGTTAATCTGCTGTACTGTAACCGGCGATATGGTTTTTCCGGATACGGCCAACACCATCTGTCATAAGGTGGGCATCAAAAATTCCTGGGGATTTGATATCAATGCAGCTTGCTCCGGATTTCTGTACGGTTTGACGACGGGAGCTAAATTTATCGAAAGTGGAATGCATAAAAAAGTAATCGTCGTGGGCGTGGATAAAATGTCTTCCATCATCGACTACACCGACAGGGCTACCTGTATAATTTTTGGCGATGGAGGTGGTGCCGTATTGCTCGAACCCAACAGTGAAGGATTTGGAATCCTGGACAGTTCTTTTCACGGCGATGGTGCAGGCAGGGAATTTTTACACATGAAAGCCGGAGGTTCGTTCAAACCACCAAGTCTTGAGACCGTCCAAAATAAAGAACATTATGTTTATCAGGATGGAAAACCTGTGTTCAAAGCTGCAGTCAATGGTATGGTTGAATCCATCAAAGAAGTTTTGCAAAGAAATCATCTCGAAAAAAATGAAATTGACTGGTTGGTTCCACACCAGGCCAATATTCGCATCATCAACAGCGTAGCCGATTTTCTGGAAATGGAAAAATCGAAAGTGATGATCAACATTCACCGGTACGGCAATACAACTTCGGGGACCTTGCCGCTATGTCTTTGGGATTACGAAAGCCAGCTCAAAAAGGGCGATAAAATATTTCTCAGTGCCTTTGGAGGAGGATTCACCTGGGGAACCACGTATTTGAAGTGGGCTTACTGA
- a CDS encoding nitronate monooxygenase, whose translation MKAQSLTDLLDIQYPVIMAPMFLVSDMKMSIEAAKAGIAACIPALNFRRHSELIRALQSISMSNACIGINLIANKSNYKLKEQLSACVDYKVPFIISSLGNPEEIIKKCRPYGIKVFCDVSTMEYAEKTAKLNPDALIAVTNKAGGHLGPHDPEVFIPQLLRAFPHIPIIASGGVGDYASFNKTMSLGVAGVSAGTVFIASQESPVSQEYKQACVDYSENDIVCTTKLSGIPCTVINTPYVQKTGQEQTAFQRFLNRNKTFKKWFKLWVYKSGMQTLQKAAFDHTYQNVWCAGKSIRYVHEIRPVRKIVQSIVGI comes from the coding sequence ATGAAAGCGCAATCGCTTACAGACTTACTCGACATTCAATATCCCGTCATCATGGCTCCAATGTTTTTGGTGTCGGATATGAAAATGAGTATAGAAGCTGCCAAAGCGGGAATCGCTGCTTGCATTCCGGCATTAAATTTTCGACGCCATTCAGAACTGATCAGGGCCTTACAATCGATCTCCATGTCCAATGCCTGCATTGGCATCAATCTGATCGCCAATAAATCCAATTACAAACTGAAAGAACAATTGTCGGCCTGCGTCGATTATAAAGTTCCGTTTATCATCAGCTCGCTTGGAAATCCAGAGGAGATCATTAAAAAATGCAGGCCTTATGGAATCAAAGTTTTCTGCGATGTATCAACCATGGAATATGCTGAGAAAACTGCCAAACTAAATCCAGATGCTCTTATTGCAGTGACTAATAAAGCCGGAGGACATTTGGGCCCCCATGACCCTGAAGTTTTTATACCACAACTACTACGCGCATTTCCACACATCCCCATCATCGCTTCCGGCGGAGTGGGAGATTATGCAAGTTTTAATAAAACGATGTCTCTTGGAGTTGCAGGAGTTTCAGCAGGCACTGTATTTATTGCTTCTCAAGAATCCCCGGTAAGTCAAGAATACAAGCAAGCTTGTGTAGATTATTCTGAAAACGATATTGTGTGCACTACAAAACTCAGTGGAATTCCCTGCACGGTTATCAACACCCCTTACGTTCAAAAAACCGGTCAGGAACAAACTGCATTTCAACGTTTTTTAAATCGAAATAAGACGTTTAAAAAATGGTTCAAACTCTGGGTTTATAAAAGTGGAATGCAAACACTCCAAAAAGCAGCTTTCGACCACACGTATCAGAATGTATGGTGTGCTGGAAAAAGCATCCGATATGTCCATGAAATCCGGCCGGTTCGTAAGATCGTTCAATCAATCGTAGGGATTTAA
- a CDS encoding S8 family peptidase: MIFNRVLGICLGVLFFVNLMAQDELPLNWHLLDKQKDGLPGISLEKTYVELLKDKKSRPVIVAILDSGVDYNHEDLKSVMWVNPGEIPGNKVDDDSNGYVDDIYGWNFIGGPNGNVAYDTYESTRLYAQMRYKFDEADPKKLNSTQKKEYEFFLKLKKDVEDRRASAEKNLEQINQTENFILIALNALEIAMDSTQLMNSENLEKLDGGENQQLQMGLAIAKQVVGQGLNFKNVGEFKSFILKDFTDGKKHFSKEVEYAFNPDYDPRAIVGDDYTDFGQKFYGNNDVIGSDASHGTHVAGIVAAERKNNLGMDGVADHVRIMAVRCVPDGDERDKDVANAIRYAVDNGASVINMSFGKGYSPQKEYVDAAIKYAEEKDVLLVHAAGNAASNNDKVENFPNKYFKKKKFLSCNKVSNWIEVGASQFESGPELVAGFSNYGKKQVDLFAPGVQIYSTMPNQSYAHEQGTSMASPVVAGVAALLRSYFPELTAKQVRKIILKSTAKPDYEVINPGTKKTEKLNKMSVTGGLVNVYEAVQLALKTKGKKKIKDERTGPGEIVPKKTSPRS; this comes from the coding sequence ATGATCTTCAATAGAGTTTTAGGTATCTGCCTTGGAGTTTTGTTTTTTGTAAATCTGATGGCCCAGGATGAACTGCCGCTCAACTGGCATTTACTGGATAAACAAAAAGACGGACTACCAGGTATTAGTCTCGAAAAGACTTATGTTGAACTGTTAAAAGATAAGAAATCCAGGCCGGTGATTGTTGCCATCCTCGATTCAGGAGTGGATTATAATCACGAGGATCTGAAATCCGTCATGTGGGTTAACCCCGGAGAAATTCCAGGAAACAAGGTCGACGACGACAGCAATGGTTATGTGGATGATATTTATGGATGGAATTTTATTGGGGGTCCCAATGGAAACGTAGCCTACGACACTTACGAATCAACCCGGCTTTATGCTCAGATGCGGTACAAATTCGATGAAGCAGATCCCAAAAAGTTAAACAGCACACAAAAAAAGGAATACGAGTTTTTCTTAAAGTTAAAGAAAGACGTGGAAGATAGAAGAGCCAGTGCAGAGAAAAATCTGGAGCAAATTAACCAGACCGAAAATTTTATACTCATAGCGTTAAATGCTTTGGAAATAGCAATGGATTCGACCCAATTGATGAATTCAGAAAATCTGGAGAAACTGGACGGCGGAGAGAACCAACAGTTGCAAATGGGCTTGGCTATTGCCAAGCAAGTCGTTGGCCAGGGATTGAATTTTAAAAACGTGGGTGAATTCAAATCATTTATCCTTAAGGATTTCACGGATGGTAAAAAGCATTTTTCAAAGGAAGTGGAATATGCTTTCAATCCCGATTACGATCCGCGGGCAATTGTTGGGGATGATTATACTGACTTCGGACAAAAATTTTATGGGAATAATGATGTCATTGGTTCAGACGCATCGCATGGCACCCATGTGGCGGGGATCGTTGCAGCCGAAAGAAAAAACAATCTTGGGATGGATGGAGTTGCCGATCATGTGCGCATCATGGCGGTGCGCTGCGTGCCGGATGGTGATGAACGCGATAAAGATGTGGCAAATGCCATTCGATATGCAGTAGATAATGGAGCCAGCGTGATCAACATGAGTTTCGGCAAAGGTTATTCTCCTCAAAAGGAATACGTCGATGCAGCTATTAAATATGCAGAAGAAAAAGATGTTCTGTTGGTCCATGCTGCAGGGAATGCGGCCTCTAATAATGATAAAGTTGAAAATTTTCCAAACAAGTATTTTAAAAAGAAAAAATTTCTTTCCTGCAACAAAGTATCCAATTGGATTGAAGTGGGCGCCAGTCAATTCGAATCGGGACCTGAATTGGTCGCCGGATTTTCAAATTACGGTAAGAAGCAAGTGGATCTATTTGCTCCCGGCGTCCAGATTTATTCAACCATGCCTAATCAAAGCTATGCACACGAACAAGGTACATCGATGGCAAGTCCAGTAGTTGCAGGTGTGGCTGCTTTGCTTCGTTCTTATTTTCCGGAACTAACCGCAAAGCAAGTTCGCAAGATCATTTTAAAAAGTACAGCAAAGCCAGATTATGAAGTCATCAATCCGGGAACGAAAAAGACTGAAAAGTTGAATAAAATGAGCGTTACCGGCGGTTTAGTCAATGTATATGAAGCGGTTCAGCTCGCTTTAAAAACCAAAGGAAAAAAGAAAATTAAAGACGAAAGAACAGGACCTGGCGAAATCGTACCGAAGAAAACAAGTCCGCGGAGTTGA
- a CDS encoding outer membrane beta-barrel protein — protein sequence MRSLLILLALFVIHPVLTQPVDLGLYLGASNYNGDLTENLRSSVKQSHPMFNVQLRWDVDPVFSFKIQYAQLTISGDDRYATNAQLLRRNLNFKTSIRELSGAAQLQIFNLFRLEPMRFSPYLQMGFGFIHFDPRGNYNGSLVDLRALGTEGQGMPGYSEKYKLFSAVYMFGGGLRYHLSSHFSLGLELNLRLSNTDYLDDASGNYVSYETLLQFNGRTAAELGNKIRANTGQQRANPRSNDGYQTLGIGIHYHFGKNPLFKNSLFKNPVRCPSF from the coding sequence ATGCGTAGCCTTTTGATTCTTTTAGCTCTGTTTGTCATTCATCCTGTTTTAACGCAGCCGGTCGATTTAGGTTTATATCTGGGTGCCTCTAATTACAATGGAGACCTCACAGAAAATCTCAGAAGTTCGGTAAAACAGAGCCATCCGATGTTTAACGTTCAATTGCGTTGGGATGTTGATCCTGTATTCAGTTTTAAAATTCAATACGCCCAACTTACGATCAGCGGAGATGACCGATATGCCACAAACGCTCAGCTTTTGCGAAGAAATTTGAATTTCAAAACCAGCATCCGGGAATTATCGGGTGCAGCTCAACTTCAAATATTCAATCTTTTCCGTTTGGAGCCCATGCGTTTCAGTCCCTATCTGCAAATGGGATTTGGCTTTATACATTTTGATCCCAGAGGAAATTACAACGGGAGCCTGGTAGATCTGAGAGCTTTAGGCACAGAAGGGCAAGGTATGCCGGGTTATTCGGAAAAATACAAGCTTTTTTCTGCAGTCTATATGTTTGGCGGAGGCTTGCGTTATCATTTATCTTCACACTTCAGCTTAGGACTGGAACTCAATCTTCGTTTAAGCAATACCGATTATCTCGATGATGCTTCCGGAAATTACGTATCTTATGAAACCCTGCTTCAGTTCAATGGCCGCACCGCAGCCGAATTGGGCAATAAAATCCGGGCCAATACAGGACAACAACGTGCAAACCCAAGATCCAACGACGGTTATCAAACTTTGGGAATCGGTATTCATTATCATTTTGGAAAAAATCCCCTTTTTAAAAATAGTTTATTCAAAAATCCCGTTCGTTGTCCATCGTTCTGA
- a CDS encoding RecQ family ATP-dependent DNA helicase gives MENSIKDPVEILQKYWGYDRFRAQQLDIITSVLHGKDTIALLPTGGGKSLCFQIPALCLPGVCIVVSPLIALMLDQVRRLKELGIEAEALHSGLQSREISNIISNALYGKLKLLYLAPERLNSRAMKEAFASMNISFFAIDEAHCIAQWGHDFRPSYLSIADCREHLEVPFLALTATATPYTRTEIQTQLKMKDPNWFEMSFRRKNLSIIVREEEQKRDFMRHLLQKTNGTALVYVRNRKATVEMSEYLQRNQISANFYHAGLDPLIRSEKQERWINNIDRVMVSTNAFGMGIDKPDVRLVHHIDLPPGIEEYFQEIGRAGRDQKHAYAVLSYFKGDLQKLQKDWELQFPSLEELKEIYKSLAVYLDVAKGTIMEEGVEFDLAAFSKKSGWKTDKLLHGLRILEQTGKIFLSDALFRPSKVQVVGSESDFRQVMQNEKAGLVLKALLRSYEGIHSVSVSVAEKQLAKLCSLPLEEVVYLLKKFHAEGIIQYQQARSKPQIQFAGERIDSKYFQIDKKWYEKRKEILKQRFESMIQFVLHKGCRQVYISRYFGQNDDEPCGNCDYCMEVRVKAPDAKALEKWKQTIVSHLNNQKQAGLREIYYLFPLNRRKQIELLLEQMIASGELTRNWDQITLKN, from the coding sequence ATGGAAAACAGCATCAAAGATCCGGTAGAAATTCTCCAAAAATATTGGGGATACGACAGGTTTAGGGCTCAGCAACTCGATATCATCACTTCTGTACTCCATGGGAAAGACACGATTGCCTTACTCCCAACGGGAGGTGGGAAATCTCTGTGCTTTCAAATTCCGGCTCTGTGCTTGCCGGGAGTTTGTATCGTTGTTTCTCCACTGATCGCACTCATGCTCGACCAGGTCAGACGACTGAAAGAACTGGGCATTGAAGCAGAGGCTTTGCATTCGGGCTTGCAGTCCCGGGAAATCAGCAACATCATTTCAAATGCCTTGTACGGCAAACTGAAATTACTTTATCTCGCCCCCGAAAGACTTAACAGCAGAGCCATGAAGGAAGCTTTTGCATCGATGAACATCAGCTTCTTTGCCATCGACGAAGCGCACTGCATTGCCCAATGGGGACATGATTTCAGGCCTTCCTATTTAAGTATCGCAGATTGCAGAGAACATTTAGAAGTCCCATTTCTTGCGCTCACTGCTACAGCAACCCCCTATACCAGAACAGAGATCCAGACGCAGCTAAAGATGAAGGATCCTAATTGGTTTGAAATGAGCTTCCGTAGAAAAAATCTATCCATCATCGTCAGGGAAGAAGAGCAAAAACGGGACTTCATGAGACACCTGCTGCAAAAAACAAATGGAACGGCTCTGGTCTATGTGCGCAACAGAAAAGCTACCGTTGAAATGAGCGAGTACTTGCAGCGAAATCAAATATCAGCAAATTTTTATCATGCCGGACTCGACCCTTTGATCCGTTCTGAAAAACAGGAACGTTGGATCAACAACATAGATCGCGTGATGGTTTCAACCAATGCATTTGGAATGGGCATCGATAAACCAGATGTCCGATTGGTTCACCATATCGATCTTCCTCCGGGTATCGAAGAATATTTTCAGGAAATTGGGAGAGCGGGCAGAGATCAAAAACATGCCTATGCTGTGCTTTCCTATTTCAAAGGTGATCTGCAAAAATTACAAAAGGACTGGGAATTACAATTTCCATCGCTGGAGGAACTCAAAGAAATTTATAAATCGCTGGCTGTATATCTGGATGTTGCGAAAGGAACAATCATGGAAGAAGGCGTAGAATTTGACTTAGCAGCTTTCTCGAAAAAATCGGGGTGGAAAACTGACAAATTGTTGCATGGTCTCCGGATACTTGAGCAGACCGGTAAAATATTTTTATCAGATGCATTGTTCAGACCATCAAAAGTTCAGGTAGTCGGTTCTGAATCTGATTTTAGACAGGTCATGCAAAATGAAAAGGCTGGTTTGGTTTTAAAGGCCCTGCTGAGATCTTATGAAGGCATTCATTCCGTATCGGTTTCTGTAGCTGAGAAGCAATTGGCTAAGCTTTGTAGTTTACCGTTGGAAGAAGTGGTTTATTTGTTAAAGAAATTTCATGCAGAAGGAATTATCCAATATCAGCAAGCGCGCTCCAAACCTCAAATTCAGTTTGCAGGAGAAAGGATCGATAGCAAATATTTTCAGATTGACAAGAAATGGTATGAGAAAAGAAAGGAGATTTTAAAACAACGATTTGAATCCATGATCCAATTCGTATTGCATAAAGGTTGCAGACAAGTTTACATATCCAGGTATTTTGGACAGAATGACGACGAACCCTGCGGAAACTGCGATTATTGCATGGAAGTCCGCGTAAAGGCTCCCGATGCAAAAGCGCTTGAAAAATGGAAACAAACGATCGTTAGCCATCTTAATAATCAAAAGCAGGCGGGCCTACGCGAAATTTATTACCTGTTCCCACTAAACCGGCGAAAACAGATAGAATTGCTGCTCGAACAGATGATTGCGAGCGGCGAACTCACGCGCAATTGGGACCAAATCACGCTGAAAAACTGA
- a CDS encoding glycosyltransferase produces the protein MKIMIAATSDIHFDQRVQKIAGSLSSASYEVLVLGRNKRAQIEARYPFQLVLLNCFFKKSFFFYAEFNLRLFCKLLLTKSEIICACDLDTLLACTLAAKLKQSKLVFDAHEYFEKSVEIRNKKFITSIWEAIGKLCIPKADLCYTVSETLARLLSEKYHKIFQLIRNVPTSNPAIEAVSLPDKKILWYQGAVNEGRGLELLIECMLSLPEEYTLEISGDGDLLDNLKQQCINLNLQHRITFHGRLSYMEMFTCASQAWIGFDLLDSQSENYYYSLSNKTFDYIKAGLPVIQMNFPEYANIHSKHRVGVLLNALTKEALLMAIKQMESKDLQESCRQACIQASREYAWEKEEVNLLERYRAIIE, from the coding sequence ATGAAAATAATGATTGCAGCAACCAGCGATATTCATTTTGATCAACGCGTACAAAAGATAGCAGGATCACTGAGTTCGGCTTCGTATGAAGTTCTTGTATTGGGAAGAAACAAACGCGCTCAAATTGAAGCCCGTTATCCGTTCCAACTGGTCCTCTTAAATTGTTTTTTCAAAAAGTCATTTTTCTTTTATGCAGAATTCAATCTGCGGTTGTTTTGCAAACTACTCCTAACCAAATCCGAAATCATTTGTGCTTGCGACCTGGATACCTTATTGGCGTGTACTTTAGCAGCAAAACTGAAACAATCGAAACTTGTGTTTGATGCCCATGAATATTTTGAAAAAAGCGTCGAGATCCGGAATAAAAAATTTATTACATCGATCTGGGAAGCCATTGGAAAACTTTGCATACCAAAAGCTGATCTATGCTATACGGTATCTGAAACCCTGGCCAGGCTATTGAGTGAAAAATACCATAAAATATTTCAACTGATCAGAAATGTTCCAACCTCAAATCCGGCAATTGAGGCGGTTTCTCTACCCGATAAAAAAATCCTGTGGTACCAGGGAGCTGTTAACGAAGGGCGCGGATTGGAGTTACTAATCGAATGCATGTTGAGTCTGCCGGAAGAGTATACCTTAGAAATCAGCGGAGACGGAGATCTTTTGGATAATTTAAAACAACAATGTATCAACTTAAATCTGCAGCATAGAATTACTTTTCATGGCCGCTTGAGTTATATGGAAATGTTTACATGTGCATCTCAAGCCTGGATTGGATTTGACCTCTTGGATTCACAAAGTGAAAATTATTATTACTCACTCAGCAATAAAACCTTTGATTATATCAAAGCTGGACTTCCTGTTATTCAGATGAATTTTCCGGAATATGCAAACATCCACAGCAAACATCGCGTTGGCGTTCTGCTCAATGCCCTAACAAAAGAAGCATTGCTCATGGCCATCAAACAAATGGAATCGAAAGATTTACAAGAATCATGCAGGCAAGCTTGCATCCAGGCATCAAGAGAATATGCATGGGAAAAAGAAGAAGTAAACCTGCTAGAAAGGTATCGTGCAATAATTGAATAG